Genomic DNA from Bacterioplanes sanyensis:
TTGTTGCCCGTTGGCGCCAACGTGTTCGCCAAACCTTGCCGCTCAGTCAGCGCAAGTCGTTCTGGCGCCAGTGGATGCGCAGTGTGGCGCCTGAGCGGGTGTTGGCGCGCCAGCACGACGCGGCAGAATCACTCACACTCGAAATGCTCGATGGTAAGCAAGTGCAAGCTGGCGAAGTGTATTTGGTCGGAGCCGGCCCTGGCGACCCGGATTTATTAACCTTCCGCGCGCTGCGCTTGATTCAGTCGGCCGATATCGTGTTTTACGACCGCCTCGTGGGCAATCCGATTTTGGATTTATTGCCGCGCGATGCTGAGCGCTATTACGTTGGCAAAGCGCGCAGTGATCATGCTGTGCCGCAGGAGCGCATTAATCAGTTACTGGTGGAACACTCTCAACAAGGCAAGCGTGTACTGCGACTGAAGGGCGGCGATCCGTTTATCTTTGGTCGTGGCGGCGAAGAGCTGGAAACACTGGCCGATGCGCAAGTACCGTTTCAAGTGGTGCCTGGCATCACTGCTGCGGCCGGTTGTGCGGCTTATGCGGGGATTCCGTTAACCCATCGCGATCATGCACAAAGCGTACGCTTTGTGACCGGGCATTTAAAAAATGGCAGCTGCGATTTGCCCTGGCATGAGCTGGCTCACCCAGATCAAACATTGGTGATCTATATGGGGTTAGCAGGCTTACCACAGATCTGTCAGCAACTGATCGATCACGGCATGTCGCCCTATACCCCCATTGGCCTGGTCGAAAATGGCACGCGCCCGGATCAGCAAGTGCATGTCAGCACGTTGGCGCAGATGCCTGCTTACATCCATCGACGAGAGATCCAGCCGCCGACGCTGACCATCGTGGGCTCAGTGGTGAGCTTAAGTGAGCGCCTCAACTGGCGCTGATGCGCCTTTCAACTTCCTGCTGTTTATTGCCGAGAGGTTTTGTTTGGCCTGCTAGACTCAGGCTAATCAAAGCCGCTATCTACACTTGGCAAAGTCAACGTATTGAGGTTCTGTATGCAGTTTCTTGGCGCTGTTAGCATCAAAGTTAAAATCCTTTCGCTCGCCGCTGTGGCCATTGTTGGCTTTATTACTAATCTTCTTATCAACTCTAGCGTCAACCAGGAAAACTCAGAGCGCTTGCAGACCATTCAAGAGCGCTATTTTCCCGTGGTGCAGGAGTCGAAAGCCAACCTAGTGCGCTTGGCGCGAATCGAAGAGCTGCTGTCTACCGCAGTCAGTACCGGGGAAATGGACTTTGTACGCAGTGCCGATGCACTGCAAAAAGAAGTGCTGAACAGCTTTGACAGTCTGGATTCCCTCTGGCCCGGCGCCGCTAATGACAGTCGCTCCGCACGCCAGGCCTTCAGTGAGTATTTTCGTGTAGCACGTAATGTCTCTGCTGGCATGGCAGAGGGCACCATCGACATGAGCAGCCTCAGTGGCTCAATTAAAACCATGAATGCCGCGTTGGAGCTCAGCCGAGGGCAAATGCAGCAATACAGCGCCGCGGCAATTGCCGCTTTTGACGAAACGGTCACCCAGTCCAATAACGCGGTGAAGGATGCCCTGCTGTATGGAATGATCGTCACCCTAGTCGCTGTGGTGATCTTATTATTGGTTGCTTGGAGCACCACACGCAGCATTGGTAAGTCGCTGTCCGGCTTGCTGGGTTCACTTAAAGACATTGCTCAGGGGGAAGGGCACCTGACTAGGCGCATCGATAAAACCAGCAGTGATGAAATTGGCGACGTCGTTGACTGGTTCAACCTGTTCGTAGAAAAGCTGCACAGCAGCATTGGTGAAATCGTGGCTGCTTGTCAGCCACTGACGAAAGTCTCCGCCGACTTGGGCGACCTCACCAGCCAAACCTCCCAGGCGTCCGAGCGACAGAATATGGCCACTGAGCAGGTGTCGCTGGTGGTCGAAGAAATGGCGACCAGCATTCGTGAAGTGTCGAGTAGCGCCAATTCGGCGGCAGAAGCGGCCCATGACGCAGATAGCTCCGCCAAGGCCGGTGGTGAGGTGGTCAATCAAACCGTTACCAGCATCAATCGCTTGGCACAGGAAGTAGAGCGAGCAGGCGATGTGATTCGCCAGCTCGAAGCCGACACCGGCAATGTAGCCGCCATTCTTGATGTTATTAAAGGCATCGCTGAACAAACCAACTTGCTGGCACTCAACGCCGCCATTGAAGCAGCGCGGGCGGGCGAGCAAGGCCGCGGCTTTGCGGTGGTGGCCGATGAGGTCAGAACTCTGGCATCAAGAACGCAGGACAGCACCCAAGAGATTCAAAACGTCATTGAAAAGCTGCAGTCCGCCGCCAATTCTGCTGTCAGTGCCATGGCCGACAGCAAAGCTCGAGCTGAAGAAAGCGTCACGCAAGCGGCCAAAACCAACGACAGCTTAAGCGTTATCACCGAGAAAATTGAATCCATTTCGGCCATGAACATGAGCATAGCCTCGACCACCGAACAACAGGACCAAGCAGCGGCGAGCATTTTGGAGAATGTCAGCGGTATTCGCGCTACCTCGGAGGCTGCGCTGGCCAGCGTGCAGCAAGTGGAAAATGCCAGTCAGTCGTTGGCCAGCATTTCCGCCACCTTGCAGCGCGTCACGGGTCAGTTCCGGGTTTAAGGCTCCGGGTATAAGTTACAAACAGTTTTCAGGGCGTGGCAGCCCTGCAATTCGCGCTGCTACTTTGGCGGGGCTGCCAGGAAATAAGCTCAGCAAATAAATACTCCTGGCTTTGTCCGCCCCCAGTTCGGAGCGAATGTACTTAGTCAGCGGGCGCATAGCCGGAGCTAGGTCATATTGCTGATAGAAATCGCGCAATAAGTGAACAATCTCCCAATGCGCTGGCGTTAGCTCGATACCCTCATCCTGTGCCAGCTCTGTCGCCACCTCGGGTGACCAATCGTCTAGGTTTTTAAGGAATCCATCGCTGTCCAGTTCAGCCATCAGTCAAACCAACTCAGTGTGCGTGTTGCGGTTAATGTTAGTGTCAGCCATTCGGCATCATTCAGCCAGGTCAGCGGCAGCGATAGTAAGCCTTGCTGTTGGCCGTCATCGCGACGTGCAAGGTAGTGGAGCTGTTGGCTGCGCTGAGCCAACAGGCCTTGTTCCAGCAGCACAATGGCGTCGCCGTCGGTAAAGCTATCGAGCATGCGCTGATGGACATCGGCGCGACTGGAGAATAGTAAGTGCAGGGTCATGATTAAAAACTCAAACAATGATCGGCGCTGGCAATCCACTGGCGAATTTGCTCACGCGTCGCCGGCGTCGCACTTGGAGTCAATTGCGTGGCATCTATGACGCCTTGTATGGCATCTTGGTCGAGGTAGTACACTTGGTCGCAATCAAACAGAGGCAAACTTTTCACCAGCTTGGCCGGCGATTTGCCACCTAGGTGCAGAGCTTGTGCATCCTTGAGCAGCCAACCCATGCCAGCGCCTTCAAAAATGACCTTCGGCGGCAGCTCAAAAGCCGCCAGAGCCAATATCAGCTCCAACGCTTCAGGATCAGGCGTGGGAGCACTGCGCACCATCACTAAAATATCCATATTAGAACTCCACGATGCGGTCGCTGTCCGTCATCGCGCTGGCCACCTCGCCCAAGCCGCGCAAAACGTAGTGTGATTGCAGAGTTGCCTGCTGGCCGTAACGATCGGCTTCTTGTTGGTCAAAAATGCCTCGCCTTAATGCGTTAGCAATGCACAATTGCAGCTCGACGCCTTGCTCTGCAACGGCCAGCCATTGCTGTTCAACCGACGTTTGTCCTTGCGGCGCTTGCTGGGCCAGTCCGGCAAATACAGCATCTTGGTAAAAGAACACGCGCTGAATGGTGTGGCCTGCACGCAAGCATGCTTGCGCAAACGCCAAGGCGGAGCGATGGCCGTTGGCGACATAGGGGCTGCGACGCACCAATAGAGTAAAGCGGGCCATGAAGCAAGATAACTCCGTTGAATCTGAATGGCGGTATTCTCAAGAAGAAGGCAGGGGAAAACAACCCACCCCTATGCTGGCAATGGACAATACCGTACCTTCGATGTGTATTCAGAGGTGCTAATGGTGATGGCTATCAGGCTCGAGTTTTCCCTCTACGTTACCCGAGGCGTATAAACAAGGCAGGGGGGTAGAAGGGGCGGTGGGAGGACCCAGTAAAAACTCCAGCGGATGCTCGCAAATCGGCGCTATGGTATTGATTTGATTAAAAAAGTAGTTGACGCGCATGTTCGCTAAGGTATCATGCGCCCATCGCTTGGAGGGATGGCTGAGCGGTTGAAAGCACCGGTCTTGAAAACCGGCATACGTTAATAGCGTATCTAGGGTTCAAATCCCTATCCCTCCGCCATATTCGAAAAAGCCGGCTTTTAGCCGGCTTTTTTTTGTCTGCAATAAATGGGGTGCTACCCCATCACGCTGTGCAGGGATGCCAGCAGCAAGCCGCCACACCACAACGACAACACGCCTACCGCCAACCATTCAGCTTTGACGATCCGTGCCATCACGCACGGGCGCGACAGCGCATTTAATAGGGATTTCAGGGTCCGTTCCGACACCAGGCTTACTCCACAAGGGCAGATAGTGACAAAGATGGACCGATTCCTGCGCAAAGCCTATCCGATTTCAGTAGCTTCTTGTTGCAGGCTGTGAGTGACGTTAACAGAATGTAAACGGCTGACTGGAAGGTCAGTCGCCATGCCCTTGTTCCAGCATGACGCCAATAAACTCATTGGCGCTGCGGCCCAGCGCATTAAGGTCGTAGCCGCCTTCGAGCAGAGCCAACCACGGCGTGTTGCGACTGTCGGTGACATGACTGATCCACTGAGCGATCCAGCGATAGTCCTCATCCACCAAACATAACTCCGCCATAGGATCCTCGTAGTGGGCATCAAACCCTGCCGAGACGATGATCAGCTCAGGCGCGAAGCGGCGCAGTGGCTCCGCCCAGCAATTGAGTACGGCGTCGCGAAAGTCGCGACTGCCAGCGCCGGCACTCAGGTAGCCATTGACCAAATTGTTGTACTTATTGGATTCGTAGTGGCTGTAGGGGTAGAACGGGTGCTGAAAGGTGGAGCACAGTAAAAAGCGTACGTCGTTTTGTAAGATATCGATGGTGCCATTGCCCTGGTGCGCGTCAAAGTCGAGGATGGCAATGCGCTGTAAGTGATGCGCTTCTGCAGCTCGCAGTGCTGCCACGGCAATGTTGTTGAAAAAACAAAAGCCCATGCTGCGCTTGTGCTCCGCGTGGTGCCCAGGTGGGCGGGTGGCAACAAAAGCGTTACGAAATTGTCCGTTTAGCACCGCGTCCACCGCTTCGACCGCCGCGCCAGCAGAGTAGTAGGCCGCTTCTAAGCTGCCCGGCGACATAGGCGTATCTTCATCGACATAGATGCGGCCATGCTGCGGCTGAATCATATCCAGCTGTTCGACATAGCCGGGGCTGTGCGCGCGCAATATGTCAGAACGTTTGGCTGGGCCACTTTCGCAAATGGTCAGCTTGTCCCACAGCCCAGACTGTTTTAGCGCATTCTCAATGGCCGTGATGCGCAAGGCGTGTTCCGGGTGATCGTCCCCTGTGGCATGGGAAAAGTGCTCATGAAAGCAAAAATAGGCGGTCGACATATGGCGTAGCGTTCCTGTTTTGTGACAGTGTACTGGTCCTGTAAAGCTTTCAAAAGCCAGGATGTATTCGACAATGGGCTAAAATCGTCGGGCACAGCCTTCCGGTAAGCTCGCATGACATTCAAGCAGGTAGCAGTTGCTACTTTCTTGCTGCACGTCATGATGCCCAACACTGGGATGGCGACACTGTCGTTCGCCGCTACATGTCATCAGAGATCAATAGGATTCGGATCAACAGCCTATGGGTACGCGATCGCTCGAGCACTTCTTCAACCCCAGCAGTATTGCCGTAATTGGCGCATCGGAGCGCGACGGCAGCCTCGGCGGCGCCATTGTTCGCAATTTATTAGACAATCACTTTGGCGGTACCATTACCCCGGTCAACTCGCGCGGTTATGACTCTGTGTATGGGTTAAAGGCGCTGTCGCGTGTTAGCCAACTCAAGCATGCGCCGGAATTGGCGATTGTGTGTACACCAGCAGACACCGTGCCGCGGGTGTTAAAGCAACTGCATCAGTTGGGCGTGCAAGCCGCTATGGTGCTGACGGGCGGTATCGCACGGGCCCGCTCCTGGCAGTTTCGCCCCAGCTCTGAGCGCCTTGAGCAGGTGATTTCTCAAACACGCATGCGCATATTGGGCCCAGATTGCCTGGGAGTGATTGTGCCAGGGCGACAGTTAAATGCCTCGTTTTTGCACGTGCCGGTGCGCAAGGGCAGCGTGGCGTACATCGGGCAGTCTGGAACGTTGGCATCGAGCGTAATGGATTGGGCCTACAGCCGTAACATTGGTTTTTCTCACGTACTGACATTGGGCAAAAGCCAAGACGTCAGCTTGCCCGACATCATCGACTACATAGTGCAGGAGCCACACGTTCGAACTCTGCTGATCCAGCTCGACGAGATTGGATCTGGCAAGGCGCTGCTGCGCGCCTTGAGGGCAGCCTCGCGCCATAAGTTGGTGTTGGCGGTGAAGAGTAATCGCTTCTCAGACAGCCCGCTGAATCGCATTCCAACCCCCAAAGGATTGAACAGTCGCGACCAGTTGATCGATGAAACCCTGGCTCGCGCCGGTGTGCTGCGGGTATCGGCTACCGACGAGCTGTTCGATTGCGTCGACGCATTGAGCCGGCGCCGCGAAGGCTTTGGTCGTCGTTTGGCGATCGTAGCTAATGGTCGCGGACCAGCCATATTGGCCCTCGATCGCCTGCGTCACGATAATGGCCAGCTAGCAAGACTCAGTGATGAAACGCGCACCCACTTGCGTGGCTTGTTGCCAGAATATGTGCGCACGGATAACCCGGTGCTGCTCAATCCAGAGCTCAACCCTAAGCAATTGGCTGCTGTCACCACCACGTTATTGCGCGATCGCCAGGTTGACGCGGTGCTGGTGATTTACATCCCCAGCTTGGGCTCT
This window encodes:
- the tusD gene encoding sulfurtransferase complex subunit TusD, with the protein product MARFTLLVRRSPYVANGHRSALAFAQACLRAGHTIQRVFFYQDAVFAGLAQQAPQGQTSVEQQWLAVAEQGVELQLCIANALRRGIFDQQEADRYGQQATLQSHYVLRGLGEVASAMTDSDRIVEF
- a CDS encoding DsrE family protein, whose product is MDILVMVRSAPTPDPEALELILALAAFELPPKVIFEGAGMGWLLKDAQALHLGGKSPAKLVKSLPLFDCDQVYYLDQDAIQGVIDATQLTPSATPATREQIRQWIASADHCLSF
- a CDS encoding TusE/DsrC/DsvC family sulfur relay protein is translated as MAELDSDGFLKNLDDWSPEVATELAQDEGIELTPAHWEIVHLLRDFYQQYDLAPAMRPLTKYIRSELGADKARSIYLLSLFPGSPAKVAARIAGLPRPENCL
- a CDS encoding methyl-accepting chemotaxis protein, which codes for MQFLGAVSIKVKILSLAAVAIVGFITNLLINSSVNQENSERLQTIQERYFPVVQESKANLVRLARIEELLSTAVSTGEMDFVRSADALQKEVLNSFDSLDSLWPGAANDSRSARQAFSEYFRVARNVSAGMAEGTIDMSSLSGSIKTMNAALELSRGQMQQYSAAAIAAFDETVTQSNNAVKDALLYGMIVTLVAVVILLLVAWSTTRSIGKSLSGLLGSLKDIAQGEGHLTRRIDKTSSDEIGDVVDWFNLFVEKLHSSIGEIVAACQPLTKVSADLGDLTSQTSQASERQNMATEQVSLVVEEMATSIREVSSSANSAAEAAHDADSSAKAGGEVVNQTVTSINRLAQEVERAGDVIRQLEADTGNVAAILDVIKGIAEQTNLLALNAAIEAARAGEQGRGFAVVADEVRTLASRTQDSTQEIQNVIEKLQSAANSAVSAMADSKARAEESVTQAAKTNDSLSVITEKIESISAMNMSIASTTEQQDQAAASILENVSGIRATSEAALASVQQVENASQSLASISATLQRVTGQFRV
- the cysG gene encoding siroheme synthase CysG; protein product: MDLPLILRRTPRFVVYGAGQVAARRVPSLLNSGCQVTVVAQQAHADIQQLAERGDVEWQQRQVSPSSEQFDGDCWYVLALDDASLNAILAKQARACGAWVCRADSPDDSDFYFPAVIDRSPVLVTVSSHGTSPALTRYLRQRLDTFLPAEIADLGNFVARWRQRVRQTLPLSQRKSFWRQWMRSVAPERVLARQHDAAESLTLEMLDGKQVQAGEVYLVGAGPGDPDLLTFRALRLIQSADIVFYDRLVGNPILDLLPRDAERYYVGKARSDHAVPQERINQLLVEHSQQGKRVLRLKGGDPFIFGRGGEELETLADAQVPFQVVPGITAAAGCAAYAGIPLTHRDHAQSVRFVTGHLKNGSCDLPWHELAHPDQTLVIYMGLAGLPQICQQLIDHGMSPYTPIGLVENGTRPDQQVHVSTLAQMPAYIHRREIQPPTLTIVGSVVSLSERLNWR
- a CDS encoding histone deacetylase family protein, giving the protein MSTAYFCFHEHFSHATGDDHPEHALRITAIENALKQSGLWDKLTICESGPAKRSDILRAHSPGYVEQLDMIQPQHGRIYVDEDTPMSPGSLEAAYYSAGAAVEAVDAVLNGQFRNAFVATRPPGHHAEHKRSMGFCFFNNIAVAALRAAEAHHLQRIAILDFDAHQGNGTIDILQNDVRFLLCSTFQHPFYPYSHYESNKYNNLVNGYLSAGAGSRDFRDAVLNCWAEPLRRFAPELIIVSAGFDAHYEDPMAELCLVDEDYRWIAQWISHVTDSRNTPWLALLEGGYDLNALGRSANEFIGVMLEQGHGD